From the Microbacterium thalassium genome, one window contains:
- a CDS encoding acetate/propionate family kinase, whose product MTPVLVVNSGSSSFKYQLIDMEAEAVLASGLVERIGEHRGRAKHKVHAAALAPAADAPAVSDAEYTQELPIRDHAAGFRVMLDAFAENGPSLDEHPPAAVGHRVVHGGARFFEPTLVTPQVEINIEDLSRLAPLHNPGAVQGIRAARAAFPEQAHVAVFDTAFHQTLPPSAYTYAIDAELAKAHRIRKYGFHGTSHKFVSEAAAAFVGRPNEDLRQIVLHLGNGASMTAIDGGRSIDTSMGLTPLEGLVMGTRSGDLDPAVLIQLARRARLSIDDLDNLLNKHSGLLGLAGVSDMRDIEERREKGDSAAILAFDVYIHRIRTYLGAYLAQLGGVDVISFTAGVGENSDVVRAAALDTLGFAGVVLDPERNAPRGRGIRVISADDSPVTVLVVPTNEELEIARQTLAVATA is encoded by the coding sequence ATGACCCCCGTCCTCGTCGTCAACAGCGGCTCGTCCTCGTTCAAGTACCAGCTGATCGACATGGAGGCCGAGGCCGTGCTCGCCTCGGGGCTGGTCGAGCGCATCGGCGAGCACCGCGGACGCGCGAAGCACAAGGTCCACGCGGCGGCGCTCGCCCCGGCCGCGGACGCGCCGGCGGTGTCGGATGCCGAGTACACGCAGGAGCTGCCGATCCGCGACCACGCGGCCGGCTTCCGCGTCATGCTCGACGCGTTCGCCGAGAACGGCCCCAGCCTCGACGAGCACCCGCCGGCGGCCGTCGGACACCGCGTCGTGCACGGCGGCGCCCGCTTCTTCGAGCCGACACTCGTGACGCCGCAGGTCGAGATCAACATCGAGGACCTCAGCCGCCTCGCGCCGCTGCACAACCCCGGCGCGGTGCAGGGCATCCGCGCCGCGCGCGCCGCGTTCCCCGAGCAGGCGCACGTGGCCGTCTTCGACACCGCGTTCCACCAGACGCTCCCGCCGTCGGCCTACACCTACGCGATCGACGCGGAGCTCGCCAAGGCCCACCGCATCCGCAAGTACGGCTTCCACGGCACGTCGCACAAGTTCGTGAGCGAAGCCGCGGCCGCCTTCGTGGGGCGCCCGAACGAGGACCTGCGCCAGATCGTGCTGCACCTGGGCAACGGCGCGTCGATGACCGCGATCGACGGCGGCCGATCGATCGACACGTCGATGGGGCTCACGCCGCTGGAGGGTCTCGTGATGGGGACGCGCTCGGGCGATCTCGACCCCGCCGTGCTCATCCAGCTCGCGCGGCGGGCGCGACTGTCGATCGACGACCTCGACAACCTCCTCAACAAGCACAGCGGCCTGCTGGGACTGGCCGGGGTCTCCGACATGCGCGACATCGAGGAGCGCCGCGAGAAGGGCGACAGTGCCGCGATCCTCGCCTTCGACGTCTACATCCACCGCATCCGGACCTACCTCGGCGCGTATCTCGCGCAGCTGGGCGGGGTCGACGTCATCTCGTTCACCGCCGGCGTCGGCGAGAACTCCGACGTCGTCCGCGCGGCCGCGCTCGACACCCTCGGCTTCGCCGGAGTGGTGCTCGACCCCGAGCGCAACGCCCCGCGCGGCCGCGGCATCCGCGTCATCTCGGCCGACGACTCGCCCGTCACGGTGCTCGTCGTGCCGACGAACGAGGAGCTCGAGATCGCGCGTCAGACCCTCGCCGTCGCGACCGCGTGA
- the pta gene encoding phosphate acetyltransferase, translating into MAQSIFITSAEGHSGKSSVALGVLATLGHATPRVGVFRAIARSTIERDYVLEMLLAHDGVDLVYDDCIGVSYDDVRRDPEAALATIVERYKAVEAQCDAMVILGSDYTDVGSPAELAYNARIAANLGAPVLLVIGGRAAQGQPEQLGATKPRTPEEMGQIADLALAELAHGRAELVGVVANRADGDALGAIIAAISTSVHAARGASGEVPVWAIPEDRFLVSPSMRDVSRSVEGELIAGDPELLTREALKVVIAGMRGVNVLPRLVDGAVVVIPSDRSEVLLAVLMAHSSGTFPSISGIVLNGGFDIPEPVTRLLEGLSGGIPIITTGFDTYETAVRIMNTRGRLAADSQRRYDTALSLFENNVDTTELLSALGVARATVVTPLMFQYQLIERARSDRRRIVLPEGGDDRVLRAAATVLKRGIADLTILGEPIEVRARALELGIDIQQAEVLSPFDAPHVHKFADEYARLRAHKGVTFEKASDTVTDVSYFGTLMVHLGLADGMVSGAAHTTAHTIRPAFEIIKTKPGVSVVSSVFLMALADRVLVYGDCAVIPDPTSEQLADIAISSAATAQQFGIEPRVAMLSYSTGESGSGADVEKVRAATGFVRERAPQLLVEGPIQYDAATDAAVAAAKMPGSDVAGRATVFIFPDLNTGNNTYKAVQRSAGAVAIGPVLQGLNKPINDLSRGALVEDIVNTIAITAIQAQGETQA; encoded by the coding sequence GTGGCTCAGAGCATCTTCATCACGTCAGCCGAAGGTCACTCGGGCAAGTCCTCCGTAGCGCTGGGCGTCCTCGCGACGCTCGGTCACGCGACGCCCCGGGTCGGAGTGTTCCGCGCGATCGCCAGGTCCACGATCGAACGCGACTACGTCCTCGAGATGCTCCTCGCCCACGACGGCGTCGACCTCGTCTACGACGACTGCATCGGCGTCAGCTACGACGACGTCCGCCGCGACCCCGAGGCCGCGCTCGCCACGATCGTCGAACGCTACAAAGCCGTCGAGGCGCAGTGCGACGCGATGGTCATCCTCGGCAGCGACTACACCGACGTCGGATCTCCCGCCGAGCTCGCCTACAACGCCCGCATCGCCGCGAACCTCGGCGCCCCCGTGCTGCTGGTCATCGGCGGACGTGCCGCACAGGGGCAGCCCGAGCAGCTGGGAGCCACCAAGCCCCGCACGCCCGAGGAGATGGGGCAGATCGCCGACCTCGCCCTCGCCGAGCTCGCCCACGGCCGCGCCGAACTGGTCGGCGTCGTCGCGAACCGCGCCGACGGCGACGCCCTGGGCGCCATCATCGCCGCCATCAGCACGTCCGTGCACGCCGCCCGCGGGGCGTCAGGCGAGGTCCCGGTGTGGGCCATCCCCGAGGATCGGTTCCTGGTCTCGCCGTCGATGCGCGACGTGTCGCGCTCGGTCGAGGGCGAGCTGATCGCGGGCGACCCCGAGCTGCTCACGCGCGAGGCGCTCAAGGTCGTCATCGCCGGCATGAGGGGCGTCAACGTCCTGCCGCGCCTGGTCGACGGTGCGGTCGTCGTCATCCCCAGCGACCGGTCCGAAGTGCTGCTGGCCGTCCTCATGGCCCACTCCTCGGGCACCTTCCCATCGATCTCGGGCATCGTCCTCAACGGCGGATTCGACATCCCCGAGCCCGTCACGCGCCTGCTCGAGGGTCTGAGCGGCGGCATCCCGATCATCACGACCGGATTCGACACGTACGAGACGGCCGTCCGCATCATGAACACGCGCGGGCGCCTCGCCGCCGACTCGCAGCGCCGCTACGACACGGCCCTCAGCCTGTTCGAGAACAACGTCGACACGACCGAGCTCCTCAGCGCCCTGGGCGTCGCGCGCGCGACGGTCGTGACGCCCCTGATGTTCCAGTACCAGCTCATCGAGCGCGCGCGGTCGGACCGCCGCCGCATCGTCCTCCCCGAGGGAGGCGACGACCGCGTCCTGCGCGCCGCGGCGACCGTGCTCAAGCGCGGCATCGCGGACCTCACGATCCTCGGCGAGCCCATCGAGGTGCGCGCACGCGCCCTCGAGCTCGGCATCGACATCCAGCAGGCCGAGGTCCTCTCGCCGTTCGACGCGCCCCACGTCCACAAGTTCGCCGACGAGTACGCGCGGCTGCGCGCGCACAAGGGCGTCACCTTCGAGAAGGCATCCGACACCGTCACCGACGTGTCCTACTTCGGCACGCTCATGGTCCACCTCGGGCTCGCGGACGGCATGGTCTCGGGCGCCGCCCACACGACCGCGCACACGATCCGGCCGGCGTTCGAGATCATCAAGACCAAGCCCGGCGTCTCGGTCGTCTCGAGCGTGTTCCTCATGGCGCTCGCCGACCGCGTGCTCGTCTACGGCGACTGCGCGGTCATCCCCGACCCCACCAGCGAGCAGCTCGCCGACATCGCCATCTCGTCGGCGGCGACCGCTCAGCAGTTCGGCATCGAGCCGCGCGTGGCGATGCTGTCGTACTCGACGGGGGAGTCCGGGTCGGGCGCCGACGTCGAGAAGGTGCGCGCGGCGACCGGGTTCGTGCGCGAGCGCGCCCCGCAGCTGCTGGTCGAGGGCCCGATCCAGTACGACGCGGCCACCGATGCCGCCGTCGCCGCCGCGAAGATGCCGGGCTCGGACGTCGCCGGCCGCGCGACGGTGTTCATCTTCCCCGACCTGAACACGGGCAACAACACGTACAAGGCCGTGCAGCGCTCCGCCGGCGCCGTCGCGATCGGGCCCGTGCTGCAGGGCCTCAACAAGCCCATCAACGACCTGTCGCGCGGGGCGCTCGTCGAAGACATCGTCAACACGATCGCCATCACCGCGATCCAGGCACAGGGAGAGACCCAGGCATGA
- a CDS encoding DUF5671 domain-containing protein, producing the protein MSASTPGAGTVVRRILVYVILLALVVITAIGVSGLLERVLGAGRELVADDAGLAASLAFTFIGGPLAGVLWWWQQRRLADPAERASLTWALYVAAATTASLIVFSTALASVVSDGIAGEWEPEAASVAIVWAAVWVLHGLMRASSRISPTRLPTLPVLLGGVFGLAMLAIGAVDALAELIAEALSFAEPVLAGGTNWWLTVLQAAVTAAIGALVWWWHWFRQRGRDAAGAFADVVQVVVTGALTLTALFGAGTVLFVILRLLFDTDPIAEVLSPLDTALGAVLIGGVLWAYHYPVLARRGSSVLRASRLVTSAIALIGAASGFGVVVNALLATFTATLVDDDPRTLLLGGLSALVVGFPVWWIAWRPERSVAAEDAADTGRRVYLIAVFGASAVVAIVTLLLIGYRVFEYVLDPSGFSGFVERVRAPFGLLAATVVVFAYHFAVWRRDRALARTIEPEAKPTIGRIVLVSTASEADALSAYFRDQLGVRVSTLRAAETVPAADPEAMPAVVDELRGISAPTVLVLAAGAEGARVIPLTD; encoded by the coding sequence ATGAGCGCGTCGACGCCCGGCGCCGGCACGGTCGTCCGCCGCATCCTCGTCTACGTGATCCTGCTGGCTCTGGTCGTGATCACCGCGATCGGCGTCAGCGGCCTGCTCGAGCGCGTGCTCGGCGCCGGACGCGAACTCGTCGCCGACGACGCAGGCCTCGCGGCCTCGCTCGCGTTCACCTTCATCGGCGGGCCCCTCGCGGGAGTCCTGTGGTGGTGGCAGCAGCGCCGGCTCGCCGATCCGGCCGAGCGCGCCTCGCTGACGTGGGCGCTCTACGTCGCCGCGGCGACGACGGCATCCCTCATCGTCTTCTCCACGGCGCTCGCCTCCGTGGTCTCCGACGGCATCGCCGGGGAGTGGGAGCCCGAGGCGGCCTCGGTCGCGATCGTCTGGGCGGCCGTATGGGTGCTGCACGGGCTGATGCGCGCGAGCTCCCGGATCTCGCCCACGCGTCTCCCGACGCTCCCGGTGCTGCTCGGCGGCGTCTTCGGGCTGGCGATGCTCGCCATCGGCGCCGTGGATGCGCTGGCCGAGCTCATCGCCGAGGCGCTGTCGTTCGCCGAGCCCGTGCTGGCCGGCGGGACCAACTGGTGGCTCACCGTCCTGCAGGCGGCGGTTACGGCGGCGATCGGCGCGCTGGTGTGGTGGTGGCACTGGTTCCGCCAGCGCGGACGGGACGCGGCCGGTGCGTTCGCCGACGTGGTCCAGGTCGTCGTCACCGGCGCCCTGACCCTCACGGCGCTGTTCGGTGCGGGCACCGTGCTGTTCGTGATCCTCCGGCTGCTGTTCGACACCGACCCGATCGCAGAGGTGCTCAGCCCCCTCGACACGGCGCTCGGCGCCGTGCTCATCGGCGGGGTGCTGTGGGCCTATCACTACCCCGTGCTGGCCCGTCGCGGCAGCTCCGTCCTGCGCGCCTCGCGCCTGGTGACCTCCGCGATCGCGCTCATCGGCGCCGCGAGCGGGTTCGGCGTGGTGGTCAACGCGCTCCTGGCGACGTTCACGGCGACACTGGTCGACGACGACCCGCGCACGCTCCTCCTCGGGGGCCTCAGCGCCCTCGTGGTCGGCTTCCCGGTGTGGTGGATCGCCTGGCGCCCCGAACGGTCCGTGGCGGCCGAGGACGCCGCCGACACCGGGCGGCGCGTCTACCTCATCGCCGTCTTCGGGGCGAGCGCGGTCGTCGCGATCGTGACGCTGCTGCTCATCGGGTACCGCGTGTTCGAGTACGTGCTCGATCCGTCCGGCTTCTCCGGCTTCGTGGAGCGGGTGCGGGCGCCGTTCGGGCTGCTCGCCGCGACCGTCGTCGTGTTCGCGTATCACTTCGCGGTGTGGCGGCGCGATCGAGCCCTCGCACGCACCATCGAGCCCGAGGCGAAGCCGACGATCGGCCGCATCGTGCTGGTCTCCACCGCCTCGGAGGCCGATGCGCTCTCGGCGTACTTCCGCGACCAGCTGGGCGTGCGGGTCTCGACGCTGCGGGCGGCCGAGACGGTGCCCGCGGCGGATCCCGAGGCGATGCCGGCCGTGGTCGACGAGCTGCGGGGGATCAGCGCGCCGACCGTGCTGGTGCTGGCCGCGGGTGCGGAGGGCGCACGCGTCATCCCGCTGACGGACTGA
- a CDS encoding IclR family transcriptional regulator — protein sequence MSPEPAPTLSARQPKAVHSALTVLEAVARLGAGASAQEISRELGLPRATTYRLLNLLVQDEYLVRTPDLAGFALGAKVAQLAAVAAPPVRLTAAARAVVTDARDALRGGVHVALYVDGRIVVADADPDFPLSDESRLAREPARYALGRLLAAETGGADADADVVVDTASDISRWGVARQIGEVTPGFGCLAVPIRDGAGHLAGAVCFAGPRHRIEEPDAVLEVLRPVAERLGPLVV from the coding sequence ATGAGCCCCGAACCCGCGCCGACGCTGTCCGCGCGTCAGCCGAAGGCGGTGCACAGCGCCCTCACCGTGCTGGAAGCGGTCGCGCGTCTCGGCGCGGGGGCGAGCGCCCAGGAGATCTCGCGCGAGCTGGGGCTGCCCCGCGCGACGACGTACCGCCTGCTCAATCTGCTCGTGCAGGACGAGTACCTCGTGCGCACGCCCGATCTGGCGGGGTTCGCCCTCGGTGCGAAGGTCGCCCAGCTCGCGGCGGTCGCGGCTCCGCCGGTGCGCCTGACCGCCGCGGCGCGCGCCGTGGTCACCGACGCGCGGGACGCCCTTCGCGGTGGCGTGCACGTCGCGCTGTACGTCGACGGACGCATCGTCGTCGCCGACGCCGATCCGGACTTCCCGCTCTCGGACGAATCCCGGCTCGCGCGCGAGCCCGCACGCTACGCCCTGGGCCGCCTGCTGGCGGCGGAGACGGGAGGAGCGGATGCCGACGCCGACGTCGTCGTCGACACCGCATCCGACATCTCGCGCTGGGGGGTCGCGCGCCAGATCGGCGAGGTGACGCCCGGCTTCGGATGCCTCGCCGTCCCCATCCGCGACGGCGCGGGTCACCTCGCCGGGGCCGTCTGCTTCGCCGGGCCCCGGCACCGCATCGAGGAGCCCGACGCGGTACTCGAGGTGCTGCGGCCCGTCGCCGAGCGCCTCGGCCCGCTGGTGGTGTGA
- a CDS encoding APC family permease, giving the protein MTALERAIAHPDPVHSFGDRSPMHGLDRRSVGFWDVMAQSVSAVAPAAAALTVVLLVAGISVPATVVSILIAGVLSVGVARTVSLFARRMAAAGSIYTYTARGLGPATGLAAGSAILVGYGVIAMFALLGGAYYITFLLGSVWPALDGPVTVAVALVAEAAFVAIVLVLGIRLSSRIALIVECVSVALIVVLLVVLLTLIGPVDIGSVVGVGEWSWGAIAAGSVIALTAFVGFESAATLGVEARSPLRTVPRAILWTVILSGGLYVLAAVTQVAGFEALGGDLAGSASPINELTAAFGLGPWGVIADIGIAASFIACAIGSTTALTRVLFAMGRDGVLPRVAGATHRRHGTPIGAIVLSLPVITVVPLVLILAGVGIRDAMHLTIAIGGAGYIVAYILVSVAAPFFLRRIGELTFWSTAVSLVSAAVLTATLVTFFVWDAASGSVAIWVVAGLAAIAATGVLVRVRRGRETLRTIGSYDEPVAADVLGGVARPDPPR; this is encoded by the coding sequence ATGACCGCACTCGAACGCGCGATCGCGCACCCCGACCCCGTCCACTCGTTCGGCGACCGGTCGCCGATGCACGGCCTCGATCGCCGCAGCGTCGGATTCTGGGACGTCATGGCGCAGTCGGTCTCGGCCGTCGCCCCGGCCGCGGCCGCCCTCACGGTCGTGCTCCTGGTCGCGGGGATCTCGGTGCCCGCGACCGTCGTGTCGATCCTCATCGCGGGCGTCCTGAGCGTCGGCGTCGCCCGCACCGTGTCCCTGTTCGCACGGCGCATGGCCGCCGCCGGGTCGATCTACACCTACACGGCGCGAGGCCTGGGCCCTGCGACGGGACTGGCGGCGGGCTCGGCGATCCTCGTCGGCTACGGCGTCATCGCGATGTTCGCGCTGCTCGGCGGCGCGTACTACATCACGTTCCTGCTCGGCTCGGTATGGCCGGCGCTGGACGGTCCTGTGACCGTCGCCGTCGCCCTCGTCGCCGAGGCGGCGTTCGTCGCGATCGTCCTCGTGCTCGGCATCCGGCTGTCGTCGCGCATCGCGCTGATCGTGGAGTGCGTCTCGGTCGCGCTCATCGTCGTGCTGCTGGTCGTGCTGCTCACGCTCATCGGGCCTGTCGACATCGGCTCCGTCGTCGGCGTGGGTGAGTGGTCGTGGGGCGCCATCGCGGCCGGATCCGTCATCGCGCTCACAGCGTTCGTCGGGTTCGAGTCCGCCGCGACGCTCGGCGTCGAGGCGCGCTCGCCGCTGCGCACGGTGCCCCGCGCGATCCTGTGGACGGTGATCCTCTCGGGCGGTCTGTACGTGCTCGCGGCGGTGACGCAGGTCGCGGGCTTCGAGGCCCTCGGGGGCGACCTCGCCGGCAGCGCGTCGCCCATCAACGAACTCACCGCGGCCTTCGGGCTCGGGCCGTGGGGCGTCATCGCCGACATCGGCATCGCGGCCTCGTTCATCGCGTGCGCCATCGGCTCGACCACCGCGCTCACACGCGTGCTGTTCGCGATGGGCCGCGACGGCGTGCTGCCGCGCGTGGCCGGCGCCACCCACCGCCGCCACGGCACGCCGATCGGCGCCATCGTCCTGTCGCTTCCGGTGATCACGGTCGTGCCGCTCGTGCTGATCCTCGCCGGCGTCGGCATCCGCGACGCCATGCACCTCACGATCGCCATCGGGGGAGCCGGATACATCGTCGCGTACATCCTGGTGAGCGTCGCGGCGCCGTTCTTCCTGCGGCGCATCGGCGAGTTGACGTTCTGGTCGACGGCGGTGTCGCTGGTGTCGGCCGCGGTGCTCACGGCGACGCTCGTGACGTTCTTCGTGTGGGATGCGGCATCGGGCAGCGTCGCGATCTGGGTCGTCGCGGGGCTCGCGGCGATCGCCGCGACCGGGGTGCTCGTGCGGGTGCGCCGGGGTCGTGAGACGCTGCGCACCATCGGCTCGTACGACGAGCCGGTGGCCGCCGATGTGCTGGGCGGGGTCGCCAGACCGGACCCGCCGCGATGA
- a CDS encoding APC family permease: MTQLESKGTAAPAKRTLQGSLGVTAIVFMVVAAASPLTVVGGAAPLGILLGNGVGFPSLYAISGVVLLLFSVGVAAISRHVAKPGAFFTYVGYGMGRPMGLASAWLAMLTYTTIQISVFGYIGFVLGFTVESLGGPALPWYLYSLAMIALVGILGYRHIELSSKVLSVLLVLEVGIVLVMVAAVVFTGGEQGLSAEPFYPSNIVSGSPGIGLMFAIAAFIGFEATAIFRDEAKDPGKTIPRATYAAVIGIGIFYTLASWGLVMAWGPDNVVDVAAEDPGSMIITTMARYLGVVGEVGVNILLITAMFACVLSFHNVITRYQHSMAGAGVLPDRVGDVHAKHLSPHVSSLVQTATAVVLTVLFAVLGLDPVLQVFTWFAGVATLAIAILMALTSLAIIVYFARTKKDKRVWNTVIAPALGFVGLVLSAVLIAANFPMLVGDVDADGNQVFGLVSGFLLFLIVAFPVFGYLQALWIKAKHPEAYTKLTDAIAA, encoded by the coding sequence ATGACCCAGCTCGAATCGAAGGGGACCGCGGCGCCCGCCAAGCGCACGCTGCAGGGCTCCCTCGGCGTCACCGCGATCGTCTTCATGGTCGTCGCCGCCGCATCCCCGCTCACCGTCGTCGGCGGCGCCGCGCCGCTGGGCATCCTGCTCGGCAACGGCGTCGGCTTCCCGTCGCTGTACGCCATCAGCGGCGTCGTGCTGCTGCTGTTCTCGGTCGGCGTCGCCGCGATCTCGCGTCACGTCGCCAAGCCCGGCGCCTTCTTCACGTATGTCGGCTACGGCATGGGCCGTCCGATGGGTCTCGCGAGCGCGTGGCTGGCGATGCTGACGTACACGACCATCCAGATCTCGGTGTTCGGCTACATCGGCTTCGTGCTCGGCTTCACCGTCGAGTCGCTCGGCGGTCCCGCGCTGCCGTGGTACCTGTACTCGCTCGCGATGATCGCGCTCGTCGGCATCCTCGGCTACCGCCACATCGAGCTGTCGAGCAAGGTGCTCAGCGTCCTGCTCGTGCTCGAGGTCGGCATTGTGCTCGTCATGGTCGCCGCCGTCGTCTTCACCGGCGGCGAGCAGGGTCTGTCGGCGGAGCCGTTCTATCCGTCGAACATCGTCAGCGGCTCGCCCGGCATCGGCCTCATGTTCGCCATCGCCGCCTTCATCGGCTTCGAGGCCACGGCGATCTTCCGCGACGAGGCCAAGGACCCCGGCAAGACGATCCCCCGCGCCACCTACGCGGCGGTCATCGGCATCGGCATCTTCTACACGCTCGCCTCGTGGGGCCTCGTGATGGCCTGGGGTCCCGACAACGTCGTGGACGTCGCCGCCGAGGACCCGGGCTCGATGATCATCACGACGATGGCGCGCTACCTCGGCGTCGTCGGCGAGGTCGGCGTGAACATCCTCCTGATCACCGCGATGTTCGCGTGCGTGCTGTCGTTCCACAACGTCATCACGCGCTACCAGCACTCGATGGCCGGCGCCGGGGTCCTCCCCGACCGGGTCGGCGACGTCCACGCGAAGCACCTCTCGCCGCACGTGTCCTCGCTCGTCCAGACCGCGACCGCGGTCGTGCTGACGGTGCTGTTCGCGGTGCTGGGCCTGGACCCCGTGCTTCAGGTGTTCACGTGGTTCGCCGGCGTCGCGACGCTCGCGATCGCGATCCTGATGGCCCTCACCTCGCTCGCGATCATCGTGTACTTCGCCCGCACGAAGAAGGACAAGCGCGTGTGGAACACCGTCATCGCGCCGGCCCTCGGCTTCGTCGGCCTCGTCCTGTCGGCAGTCCTGATCGCGGCGAACTTCCCGATGCTCGTCGGGGACGTGGATGCCGACGGCAACCAGGTCTTCGGGCTGGTGAGCGGCTTCCTGCTGTTCCTCATCGTCGCCTTCCCGGTCTTCGGCTACCTGCAGGCGCTGTGGATCAAGGCCAAGCACCCCGAGGCCTACACCAAGCTCACCGACGCCATCGCCGCCTGA
- a CDS encoding primary-amine oxidase — MSITDTQTTAAFVTPPAPAHPLASLSAAEIEAVRAVVLGLPTTTDKTRFAYVGLEEPAKGEVLAWEAGDGPLPERRARVQLLEMTTAHSLDLIVSLATGEVLRETELDGTAGQLPIIDAEFEEVGVIANESEAWVAALANRGLTPDDVVLVPLSAGHYGYEDEVGRRILRTFAFRMDHPADHPWAHPVDGLTAYIDVARREVLKIVDTPGFEIPETSGNFDDPELQGPPLEGLKPIEITQPEGSSFTVEDEMVTWGNWKLRIGFDTREGLVLRQLEFDGRPVMYRGSISEMVVPYGDPAPNRFWQNYFDTGEYLFGRYTNELELGCDCVGDITYVDAVLSDELGSPRTIRNGICMHEEDFGSLWKHTDLFTGSSEVRRQRRLVISFFTTVGNYDYGFFWYLYLDGTIECEAKLTGILFSSAYPGEDADGNPYPFASQVAPGLGAPYHQHLFSARLDMTVDGTANVVNEIDAVRVPISEINPAGNAFSKKVTPITSEKESGRVANGALNRVWQVASTEKTTSMGQPTSYVLFPTETPVLLADDDSVIASRAAFATKNLFVTKYDPAERYAAGDFVNQHPGGAGIPEFIAGDEPLVGEDVVLWHTFGLTHFPRNEDWPVMPMDYAKFTLKPYNFFERNPTLNVPAPVMDHCSMGTGAAHTAHREHGHDAHAGHDHGHHGHHHH, encoded by the coding sequence ATGAGCATCACCGACACCCAGACCACCGCGGCGTTCGTCACGCCGCCCGCCCCTGCCCACCCGCTGGCGAGCCTGAGCGCCGCCGAGATCGAAGCCGTCCGCGCCGTCGTCCTGGGCCTTCCCACCACGACCGACAAGACGCGCTTCGCCTACGTCGGGCTCGAGGAGCCCGCCAAGGGCGAGGTGCTCGCGTGGGAGGCCGGCGACGGACCGCTCCCCGAACGCCGCGCCCGCGTGCAGCTGCTCGAGATGACCACCGCCCACTCCCTCGACCTCATCGTGTCGCTCGCGACCGGCGAGGTCCTCCGCGAGACCGAGCTCGACGGCACCGCCGGGCAGCTCCCGATCATCGACGCCGAGTTCGAAGAGGTCGGGGTCATCGCGAACGAGAGCGAGGCGTGGGTCGCCGCCCTCGCGAACCGCGGCCTCACCCCCGACGACGTCGTGCTCGTGCCGCTCTCGGCCGGGCACTACGGCTACGAGGACGAGGTCGGGCGCCGCATCCTGCGCACGTTCGCGTTCCGGATGGACCACCCGGCCGATCACCCGTGGGCGCACCCGGTCGACGGCCTCACCGCCTACATCGACGTCGCCCGCCGCGAAGTGCTCAAGATCGTCGACACCCCGGGGTTCGAGATCCCCGAGACCAGCGGCAACTTCGACGACCCCGAGCTGCAGGGTCCGCCGCTCGAGGGCCTCAAGCCCATCGAGATCACCCAGCCCGAGGGCTCCAGCTTCACCGTCGAGGACGAGATGGTCACGTGGGGCAACTGGAAGCTGCGCATCGGCTTCGACACCCGCGAGGGCCTCGTGCTGCGCCAGCTCGAGTTCGACGGCCGCCCCGTGATGTACCGCGGGTCGATCAGCGAGATGGTCGTCCCCTACGGCGACCCCGCGCCGAACCGCTTCTGGCAGAACTACTTCGACACCGGCGAGTACCTGTTCGGCCGCTACACCAACGAACTCGAGCTCGGCTGCGACTGCGTGGGCGACATCACCTACGTCGACGCGGTGCTCTCGGACGAGCTGGGGTCGCCCCGCACGATCCGCAACGGCATCTGCATGCACGAGGAGGACTTCGGGTCGCTGTGGAAGCACACCGACCTGTTCACCGGCTCCAGCGAGGTGCGTCGCCAGCGGCGCCTGGTGATCTCGTTCTTCACCACCGTCGGCAACTACGACTACGGGTTCTTCTGGTACCTGTACCTCGACGGCACGATCGAGTGCGAGGCCAAGCTCACCGGCATCCTCTTCTCGAGCGCGTACCCGGGTGAGGATGCCGACGGCAACCCGTATCCGTTCGCCTCGCAGGTCGCCCCGGGCCTGGGTGCGCCGTACCACCAGCACCTGTTCTCGGCGCGCCTGGACATGACCGTCGACGGCACCGCCAACGTCGTCAACGAGATCGACGCCGTGCGCGTGCCGATCTCGGAGATCAACCCGGCCGGCAACGCCTTCAGCAAGAAGGTCACGCCCATCACGAGCGAGAAGGAGTCCGGCCGCGTCGCGAACGGCGCCCTGAACCGCGTGTGGCAGGTCGCCTCGACCGAGAAGACCACGTCGATGGGTCAGCCGACGTCGTACGTGCTTTTCCCGACCGAGACCCCCGTGCTGCTGGCCGACGACGACTCCGTCATCGCCTCCCGCGCCGCGTTCGCGACGAAGAACCTGTTCGTCACGAAGTACGACCCGGCGGAGCGCTACGCGGCGGGCGACTTCGTCAACCAGCATCCGGGCGGCGCCGGCATCCCGGAGTTCATCGCGGGCGACGAGCCCCTCGTGGGCGAGGACGTCGTGCTGTGGCACACCTTCGGCCTGACGCACTTCCCTCGCAACGAGGACTGGCCGGTCATGCCGATGGACTACGCGAAGTTCACGCTGAAGCCGTACAACTTCTTCGAGCGGAACCCCACGCTGAACGTGCCGGCTCCCGTCATGGACCACTGCTCGATGGGCACGGGGGCCGCGCACACCGCGCACCGTGAGCACGGTCACGACGCGCACGCGGGTCACGACCACGGTCACCACGGTCACCACCACCACTGA